One window of the Pieris rapae chromosome 11, ilPieRapa1.1, whole genome shotgun sequence genome contains the following:
- the LOC110997525 gene encoding 5-hydroxytryptamine receptor 1A-alpha has product MEINNTSEVFNTTVLNENYRLKEHDQYTAYRPVAFTFGLIIMLSNLTVVVSSGLILKKGQQPKSTYILLGNVSLADTIIGMSMLIGFSFEIPDSSNPLCIFELGMLVCPAMVSIFTVGLIAVDRYIYILHGLYYQRWVNTTKVRVSIMFIWLIGLTLGFLPATGWTNNDPNSNCFYVAVFPGPLILLNSILSIVPIIVVAVLYSIILVSALKNVRKINASVAQAKTNTKSVLRIYRGNGNNTQSVKTSKQNNQNIKRSLSFNSCYEIESGKLDRKDFVSKSNTDITNETFQALPNKNKTSFNNVSGSLCSTNIAESRNTIGGDSDSNAGQRTKDIRRGKIKEANKWRALTIVMLTTGSFIFTWMPFFIAVIFYVLCDEKEFNPKCLNIRLLLAGPLAALAFMNSIFNPLIYVWWHKGFQRYVQTCWKRYISRHFKGKC; this is encoded by the exons atggaaataaataatacaagtgAAGTGTTTAATACCacagttttaaatgaaaattacagACTCAAGGAACATGATCAATACACGGCTTACAGGCCAGTAGCGTTTACATTTggacttattattatgttaagtaatttaactGTTGTAGTGTCCAGCGGACTAATACTTAAAAAGG GTCAACAACCgaaaagtacatatatattgctAGGCAATGTATCTCTAGCTGATACTATAATCGGGATGTCCATGCTCATTGGTTTCAGCTTCGAAATCCCAGACAGCTCAAACCCCCTATGCATCTTTGAATTAG GTATGCTTGTGTGTCCTGCTATGGTTTCGATATTCACCGTCGGTCTAATTGCCGTCGACCGCTACATTTACATTTTGCACGGCCTCTACTACCAGCGATGGGTCAATACGACCAAAGTACGAGTCAGCATAATGTTCATCTGGCTAATAG GACTCACCCTGGGATTCCTCCCCGCAACTGGATGGACCAACAACGACCCTAACTCAAATTGCTTTTACGTTGCTGTCTTCCCTGGACCTTTAATCCTTCTGAACTCAATATTAAGCATCGTACCTATCATAGTAGTAGCCGTTctttattctataattttagttagcGCCTTGAAAAATGTTAGGAAAATCAATGCGTCCGTCGCCCAAGCAAAGACAAACACAAAGTCCGTGCTCCGAATCTACAGGGGAAACGGAAACAATACACAATCAGTGAAAACttctaaacaaaacaatcaaaatataaaacgaaGCTTATCCTTTAATTCCTGTTACGAAATTGAGAGTGGAAAACTCGATAGGAAAGATTTTGTTTCGAAAAGCAATACCGATATAACAAACGAAACGTTTCAAGCATTACCTAATAAAAACAAGACatcttttaataatgtatcgGGTAGCTTATGTTCGACAAACATAGCAGAAAGTCGAAATACAATCGGCGGAGACTCTGATAGTAACGCAGGTCAAAGAACAAAAGATATCAGAAGgggtaaaataaaagaagctAATAAATGGAGAGCGTTAACGATAGTGATGCTAACAACAGGAAGTTTTATATTCACCTGGATGCCGTTCTTTATAGCTGTCATATTTTATGTTCTATGCGATGAAAAAGAATTCAACCCAAAATGTCTTAACATTAGATTACTGCTCGCGGGACCATTGGCAGCTCTAGCATTTATGAATAGTATATTTAATCCACTTATTTACGTTTGGTGGCATAAAGGATTCCAGAGATATGTACAGACATGTTGGAAAAGATATATTAGTAGGCATTTTAAGGGAAAATGTTAA